Genomic window (Gelria sp. Kuro-4):
CCGGCGGAGCACGTAGCCGCGGCCCTCGTTGGAGGGCAGGACTCCGTCACCGATAAGGTAGACAATGGCGCGCCCGTGGTCGGCGATCACCTTTAAGGCGACGTCGGTTTTAGTCTGCCGGCCGTACTCCACCTGGGCGATGTTTTCGGCCGCCGCAATAACGGGGCGTAAGAGGTCGGTATCGAAGTTGCTCGGCACCCCCTGCAGGACAGAGGCAATGCGCTCCAGGCCCATGCCCGTATCGATGTTTTTCTTCGGCAGCGGGGTGTAGTTGCCCTCGGCATCACGGTCAAACTGGGTAAACACCAGGTTCCAGATCTCCAGGTAGCGGTCGCAATCACAGCCGACCCCGCAGGTGGCAGAACCGCAGCCCCGCTCAGGCCCGAGATCGATGTAAATCTCCGAGCAGGGTCCGCAGGGACCGGGCCCGATTTCCCAAAAATTGGTGTCTTTGCCCAGCCTGACAATGTGCTCCGCCGGCACTCCGATTTCTTTGCTCCAGATTTCATAGGCCTCGTCGTCGTCGGTATAGACAGAGACCCACAGCTTCTCTCTGGGCAGGCCGAGCTCTTCAGTCAGGAACTCCCAGGCCCAAGGGATGGCCTCCGACTTGAAGTAGTCGCCAAAGGAAAAGTTGCCCAGCATTTCGAAGAAGGTATGATGGCGGGCCGTACGCCCCACGTTTTCCAGGTCGCCGGTGCGCACACACTTCTGCGATGTAGCGATGCGGTGCCGGGGCGGTTTCGCCTGGCCGGTGAAGTAGCGTTTAAAGGGTGCCATGCCGGCACCGATGAGGAGCAGGCTGGGGTCATCCTGCGGCACCAGCGAGGCGCTGGGGAGGATCAAGTGTCCCTTTCCCTCCATGAATTTGAGGAAGCGGCTGCGGATTTCGTCACCTTTCATCCCGACCATCCTTTCAGAAGCAAAGTAGAAAACAAAAAGCTCCCCGTCGCAGGGACGAGGAGCCACTCTCGTGGTACCACCCTGGTTCACTCCGCCTTACGGCCTGAGCCTCACCTGGTGCTGAGCACCACGCGTTAACGGCGCGCACCGGGAACGCTTGTCTCGCGTCCAGCTCCGGAATGGCTTTCCCCGGCGCTTCCCAGAAGCCTCGCACCGGCGGCTTCCTCTCTTAGGGGTGAGCGCAAGGTACTCTTTCCTTCTTCACACTCCAGTATTGTCAAATATTATAAGCCAAAGGTCACTCCCTGTCAACTTGTACCGGGTGGTCGCCCCGGCGTTTTTCCCGGAAGTAAACGATGAGGGCCTTGGCGCTGGCGGTGAGCGGCACGGCAAGAAGAAGGCCGACGATGCCGGCCGCATCTCCCCCCACCAGGAGGGCAAAGATCACCACCAGCGGGTGCAGCCCCACTCGTTCCCCCACCACCTTCGGCGAAATAACGGCGCTTTCCACCTGGTGGATGATAAGAAAGAGGAGCACCACGTAAAGAGCCCGCAGCGGCGATTGCAGGAGGGCGATCAGCACCGCCGGCAGCGCGCCGATCACCGGGCCGAAGTAAGGGATGATGTCAAAGAGGCCGGCCACCAGGCCGATCACCAGGGCGAAATCGATGTGCAGCAGGGCCAAGCCGACAAAGGACAACAGGCCGACGATCAGCGAGACCAAAAGGTGGCCGCGGATAAAGCCGCTTAGGACGACATCGATTTCGTGCAAAAGCGAGAACACCTCGCTACGCACGCCGGCAGGCAAAAAACCGGCCAGGGTCCTTTTGATGACTTTCAGGTCCCGCAGCATGTAAAAGGCCAGAATGGGCGCAATGATGAGGCCCAGGGCGTGGGAGAAAAGCGCCAGGGCCATGCCGGCCGCCGCGCGGATGTACCCTAAGAGGGCCTGCTCGCCGCGGGAGATGGTCTCGTCCAACACCTGACGCAGGCTGGCCGGCAGCTCCGCCCGGGTGTAGTTGCGGTGAAACCAGTGGACCAGGCCTTCCAGTTGGGTGGTATAAAAGGGCAGCCGGTCGGCAAAAGCGTTGAGTTCCCCCACGATAATGGGAACGATCTCGGTGACAATCAGGGCCGCCACCCCTCCGGCGGCCGCATAGAGCAGCAGGATCGCGGCCACGCGCGGCAGCCCCCGCTTTTCCAATTGCTCAACCGACGGGGCCAGTAGGTAGGTGATGATGCCGGCATAGAGAAAGGGGGGAAGTGTGGCGCGCACCAGGAAAAGAAAAAGGCCCACCAGGAGCAGGCCGAGGAGGAAAAGCAAACGCGTTCCCCAAACCTTGCCTATTCTCATCTCAGTCCCGTTCCCGCCGGCGCCACATCTCCAGCAGTCCTTCTTTGGCACGGCCGAGCTTTTCATGGGCCTGAACAATGCGCCCCTTGGTCTCCGGCTTGAGGTTGGGATAGCTCATAAGGCCCAGCAGGCCTCCGAGGATTCCCCCTGCCAGGAAACCGTGCCAGAACTTTTTGCGCATCAGCCTTCCCCCCCTTTTAGCCCTGAATGGTGTCTTCCCAAGCTAAAAGCGAACCGTCATCTTGTACCTCATAGACTTGGTAGCCTTCCGGGGTCGGGGCAAACTCCAACGAACAGTCCCGGCAGAAGTATTGATTTTGACCTACCCGTCCAACGGCGCGGCCGCCGCACACCGGACAACTCCAGGCGGTTTGCACCCTCTCGCCTCCCTATCCGGGTTCTGCCTCTAGTATGCCCGTCTGCTTCTTGGGCCAAACCAAAAAAAGAACACCCCGGGGCAGAGTGTTCAACGAGCAGGGGCCCGGCCGACGGAGGCGATGATCCCGCCGCCCAAAACCTCGTCACCGGCGTAGAAGACGGCGGCCTGACCGGGAGCAATGGCGCGCACCGGCTGCGCAAAACGCACCACCACCTTGTCGGGGCCGTGCGCTGCGACTTCAGCCGGCGCAGCCGGACCGTTGTAGCGCACCTTTACCTGCGCCGCGGTCGGCCCCGCCGGCGGGGCAATACTTACCCAGTTCACCGCCTCGGCCACGAGCTCTGTACGCCAGAGCTCTTCCTGCGGACCGAGGATAACGGCGTTCTGCTCCGGCTGCAGGCCGGTAACGTAAAGCCGCCTCTTTCCCGGGATGCCTAAACCGCGCCGCTGGCCGATGGTATAAAACGGAAGACCCTGATGCGTGCCCAGCACGTGGCCTTCCCCGTCGAGAAACGGGCCGGGGTGGATCTTGCCTGGTATGCGCCGCTTCAGGAAACCGCGGTAATCGTTGTCGAGGACAAAGCAGATTTCCTGGCTGTCGCGCTTGGCGGCCACAGGCAGGTTAAGGCGGGCGGCCAGGCGGCGCGTTTCTTCCTTGGTTAATCCACCGAGGGGAAAGAGGGTATGTGCCAGTTGATACTGGCTGAGGCCGTAGAGGGCATAGCTCTGGTCCTTGTGGGCGTCGACGCCCCTAAGAAGAAGATACCGCCCGCGCCCTGCATCGTACCGCACCCGCGCGTAGTGCCCGGTGGCCACGTACTCGGCGTCCAGGGCCAGCGCCTTCTCCAGCAAGGCGGCAAACTTGAGGCGGTGGTTGCAGACGATGCAGGGGTTGGGTGTCCGGCCGCGGGCGTACTCGGCGCAAAAGTAGTCGATGACCTCCCGTTCAAATGTCTCCCGGAGATTGACCACGTAATAAGGTATGCCCAGGATGTGCGCCACGGCCCTGGCATCCTCCACCGCACTCAAAGAGCAACAGCCGCCCGGATTCTCGTGCGTGGGGTCCTCCTCGGAGCGGGGCCAAATCTGCATCGTCATGCCGATGACCTCATAGCCCTGCTCCTTAAGGAGGGCAGCGGTGACGGACGAGTCCACGCCGCCGCTCATGGCCGCCACTACGCGCTTTTTCGGCACTGGAACCACCTACTTACCTTGCCTGGCCTTGTAGTCTTCGATGGCAGCATGGAGGGCATCGGCCGCCAGGTTCGAACAGTGCAGCTTCTGGGGCGGCAGTCCGCCCAGGGCTTCAGCCACCGCCTTGTTGCTGACGGCCAGCGCCTCATCCAACGTTTTGCCCTTCACCATCTCGGTCACCATGCTGGAGGTCGCGATGGCAGCGCCGCAGCCAAACGTTTTGAACTTAATATCCTCGATGCGGCCGTCTTTAATGCGCAGAAAGATTTTCATGATGTCACCGCAGACCGGGTTGCCAACCTGGCCGGTGCCGTCGGGGTTTTCAATCTCACCCACGTTGCGCGGGTGCATGAAGTGCTCCATGACCTTCTCGTTATACATTCTTCCCTTCTCCTTCAGGTGCCAGCGGCGACATGCTCCGCAGCTTGGCGACGATATCGGGTAGAACGGACAGTACGCGCTCCACGTCTTCGCGGGTGTTCTCCCGGCCCAGCGTAAGCCGCAACGAACCGTGGGCCACCTCGGGCGGAATCCCCAGCGCCATCAGCACGTGGGAAGGCTCAAGCGATCCGGAGGTGCAGGCCGAACCGCTGGAAGCGGCGATCCCGGCCAGGTCCAGGTTAAGGAGCAGCGATTCCCCTTCCACATATTCGAAGCAGAAATTGCAATTACCAGGGAGGCGCCGGGTACGGTGGCCGTTCAGGCGCACGTGATCGATCTTAGCGAGGACCCCGTCGATAAGAAGGTCCCTGAGCTCCCTCAGGTGAGCGCTCCGTTCGGGCAGCTCCTTTTCCGCCAGCTCCGCGGCTTTGCCCAAACCGACGATGCCGGGGACGTTCTCCGTGCCGGAGCGCCATCTGCGCTCCTGAGCGCCGCCCAGGAGCAAGGGCTTGATCCTGGTGCCGCGCCGGATGTACAGCGCCCCGATACCCTTCGGCCCATAAATCTTATGGCCCGAAAGGGACAACAGGTCCACCCCCAGCTCCTTAACGTTAATCGGCACATTGCCCACGGCCTGCACGGCGTCCGTGTGGAAGATGACCCCTTTTTCCTTCACGATGCGGGCCAGCTCGGCTATGGGCTCGATGGTCCCCACTTCGTTGTTGGCGAACATGATGCTCACCAGGATAGTATCAGGCGTAAGCGCGCGCTCCAGATCCTCACGCCGCACCAGCCCGTCTTGATCCACCGGAAGGTAAGTAACCCGGAAACCTTCCTTCTCGAGCTGTTCGGCGGTATGCAGGATGGCATGGTGCTCAATTTTGGTGGTGATGATGTGGTTGCCCTTGTCGCGGTTGGCCGCAGCCACACCCCGCAGGGCAAAGTTGTCCGACTCTGTTCCTCCGCTTGTAAAGACGATCTCCGCCGGCTCGGCACCCAAAAGGTGCGCCAGGCGCTCGCGGGCCTTTTCGATAGCTGCTTTTGCCTCGCGTCCCCAGCTGTAGATGGCGGAGGGGTTGCCGAACTCACCCTTCAGGTAGGGCAGCATCTCCTCCAGAACCTCCGGATGGACGGCCGTGGTGGCCGCATGATCCATGTAAACGCGTCGCATGCCTTAGCCTCCTTACCCTTTCTCTTGACACCGCGTGCTGCGGACCGCAGGCGGGTCCTCAGCTCGGCTGACAGCCTCGTTCCCGGCCCTCGCCCAGCGGGGCAAGCTTCTTTTCTTCCAGCAACAGGTCCGCCAGGGTTATGCCATCAAGCACCTGAGCAATACTGTCGCGCAGGCGCTCCCAGAGGATGCGCTCCACACAGGTCTCTGCGCAGTCGCACACCTCGCCGCCGGGAAACTCCACCACGCACTGGACCGGACCGATGGGCCCCTCCAGGACGCGAATGATGTCGCCGGCGGTAATGGCGGCCGGTTCCCGGCCGAGCAGGTACCCGCCCTGCGCGCCGCGCACGCTTTTTACCAACCCGGCCTTGCGCAGCTCGCTCATGAGCTGTTCCAGGTAGGGTTCGGACAACCCTTCTTGTTCTGCCACTGACTTGAGCGGCACCGGTCCTTCACCATACCAGCGAGCCAAGGCCAGCATCGCCCGCATGCCATACCGCCCCTTGGTGGAAAGCCGCACCGCACCACCTCCCAATCCCAAGTAAACCTCTCTGCTTTCTCGATTTTAGGATAGCATGCCGGCCGGGCCTTGTCAAGTCAGGCCGGTACACGGCACACCCTCTTACCTTCGCCACCATTTTTCCAGGCGCTCTCTAATCGCCCGTTCATAGCCGTTGTTGCTGGGCCGGTAGTAGACGCGGCCGGCCGCCTGCGCCGGGCGGTACTCTTGGACCACAAAGTGACCGGGGAAGTCGTGCGGGTACTTGTATTCCGTGCCGAAGCCGAGCTTTTCCGCCCCACGGAAAGCCGGGTTACGCAGGTGCAGCGGCACCGGCTCCGCCGGCAGCTCCTTGACGTCCTTCAGGGCCGCCTCCAGAGCCAGGTAGCTGGCGTTGCTCTTGGGTGCCGTCGCCACGTACACCGTGGCCTGTGCCAGCGGGATACGTCCCTCCGGCATGCCGACCAGCTGCACAGCCTGTGCCGCCGCTACGGCCACCGGGAGCGCCTGCGGGTCGGCGTTCCCTACATCTTCGGCGGCCGCAATCACCAGGCGCCGGGCAATGAAAAGCGGGTCTTCACCCGCGCTCAAAAGCCGCGCCAGCCAGTAGAGGGCCGCATCGGGATCAGAGCCGCGCAGGCTCTTGATGTAGGCCGAAATGGTGTCATAGTGCTGGTCCCCCGCCCGGTCGTAGGGCAGGTTTTTCTGCGCCACGCGCAAAACCAGCTCCCGGCCGACGGTGCGCTCCGGCCCTTCCTGCCGCAGCACCGCTGCCGCCTGTTCTAAAATGTTGAGGGCCACGCGCGCGTCTCCCGCGGCCAGGTTGACAATGGCCGCCTGCGCTTCCGGGGCCAAGGTGAGCTCTTCGCCGCCGAGACCTCGCTCGCTGTCCTTGAGCGCCCGCTCTAAGATGGTCGCGATGTCCGCCGGGGTGAGCGGTTCCAGGCGTATCACCTGGCAGCGCGACAAAAGGGGTGCCGTGAGGGCAAAGTGCGGGTTTTCCGTGGTGGCCCCGATGAGGGTGAGAAGCCCTTCCTCCACATGGGGAAGAAGGGCGTCCTGCTGCGCACGGTTGAAGCGATGGATCTCATCGAGGAACAGGATCGTCTCCTGGCCAAAAGCACGCCGGCGCTCGCGGGCCTCTTCCACCGCCCGGCGCACCTCGGCCACCCCCGCGCTTACCGCGCTGAGGGGCTGAAAATGCGCGCGCGTGTGCTGAGCAAGGATGCGGGCCAGCGTGGTCTTACCGCAGCCCGGCGGCCCCCAGAGAATGAGCGAAGGCACCCGGTCTTTTTCCAGCGCCAGGCGCAAAGGTTGCCCGGGGCCGAGCACGTTTTGGTGGCCGGCAAACTCCGCCAGCGTCCGCGGCCGCATCCGTACCGCTAGAGGTGCCCGGGGAGCCGCTTGAGCTTGAAAGAGATCCATCCTACTCACCCTTAATCAGTTTTGCCACTACGGCCAGTGTGTACTCAATTCCTTTCCGGTCAACGTCCTTGTGGGTGACAAAGCGCACCTTGGTCGGAGCGGTGTCGCCTGCCAGCACGCCGTGCTCCGCCAGGCGAGCCGTAAAGGCCGAGGCACTCAAACCTGTCCCCGCCACATCCACCAGCACCATGTTCGTTTGCGGCGGCACCACTTCCAAGCCAGGCAGATTCGCCAAACCTTCCGCCAGCCGACGGGCATTGGCGTGATCCTCCGCCAGGCGCTCGACCATTTGATCCAGGGCAACCAGGCCGGCCGCCGCCAGCACCCCGGCCTGGCGCATGCCGCCGCCAAGCCGCTTGCGCCACTTCCGCGCCCGCTCAATCCAGTCCCGCGGCCCGACGATCACCGATCCCACGGGAGCGCCTAGACCCTTGGAGAGGCAGAACATAACGGAGGTGAAAGGAGCGGCCAGCTCCGCGGCGCTAAGGCCCAGAGCCACCGCCGCGTTGAAAATCCGGGCGCCGTCCAGGTGGAGGGGCAGCTGGTGGCGGGCTGCCACCTGTGCGATGGCCTGAACATTTTCCGGGGGTAAGACGGCCCCGCCGGCGCGGTTATGCGTATTTTCCAAGGCGATGAGACCGGTGGGCGGGTAGTGGATGTTCTCCGGGCGGACGGCCGCCTCCACTTCCGCCGGGTCTAAAGCGCCCGCCTTCCCCTTCAAGGGCCGCATTTGCACACCGCCGATGAGGGCGCTGCCTGCCACCTCATAGTAAAAGATGTGGCTTTCGCTCTCTAAAATAACCTCCTGGCCGGGCGCAGTGTGGGTGAGCACCGAGATCAGATTCCCCTGCGTACCGCTGGTAACAAAGAGGCCGGCTTCCTTGCCCAGGCGGGCGGCCGCTTCCTCCTCCAGGCGGTTCACCGTGGGGTCTTCCCGGTAGACATCGTCACCTACCTCGGCCTCGTACATCGCCCGGCGCATCGCAGGCGTCGGCTTGGTAACCGTATCGCTTCTTAAGTCAACGGGCTCTTTTAGCACTGTCTCTCTTCTCCCTTTCCGTGCTGCTTTATCTTATGGCTTCGACGTGCGCCGGCCAATCCCTGCCGGGGACCAGCCGCGCTTCGGTGGCAACGAAGGCCACCGGCCGGTCATGCTCCCCGTGCGGCACCCGGTCTAAAACCTGCACCTCAAAAGCCAGGCCCACACTGGGTACCCGGCCCAGACGCGCCAGCAGCCGGTCGTAATAGCCGCCGCCGTAGCCGATGCGGTAGCCTGAAAGGTCAAAGGCAACCCCCGGCACCACCACCAGGTCGGGCGGCGTCTCCGGCGGCTCAGCCGGCGCCGGCGGCTCGAGGAGCCCGCAAAAACCAGGTTCAAGCTCTTCCCAGGCGGCAATGGGTACAAGGACGAGTTCGTGTGTCGCCGGCAGGCAGCGCGGCATCAGAACCGCTTTGCCCAGCGCCAAGGAAGACCTGGTCAGCTCCTCCGTGGCCACCTCCGAACGTACCCCGGCGTAAAGCAGCACCACCCGGGCGTTTTGGAATAGCGGCCAGGCCAGGAGCCGTTCTGTGATGGCGCGGCTCAACCTTCGGCGTTCGGACGGCGCCAGAGCGTCGCGCCGCGCCAGCACCCTACGCCGCAGTTCGGCCTTTGCTTCCTGCGTCACAGTGTATCCCCCTTTTCCCCGGGTAGAGACGCCGCGCGCAGCAGGGTGCGCACGCACTCCCCGGCCATGAGGAGCCCGGCCACCGGCGGAACGAAGGAGATGCTCCCCGGAATGCTCCGCCGTCCCGGCGCCGGTTCTTCCGCTGCCGGCCGGGGCTTCAGCGGTGGATCGGGCGAAAAGACCACCTTTACGCCGCGGGTTATCCCGCGCGCCTTGAGCGCCCGGCGCACCGACCGCGCCAGCGGGCACCCATATGTTTCGCTGATGTCGGCGACGCGAAAGCCGCCCGCTTCCAGGCGGTTGCCTGCGCCCATGCTGGAGATCAGGGGTACGCCCAGCGCCAAAGCGCGGCTGATCAGGTCGACCTTGGCGCTCAGCGTGTCCATGGCATCAAGGATGTAATCGTAATCCGGGCGCACAAGCTGTGCGGCCGTTTCCGCACGGTAAAAGGCGGCCAGAGCCTCAACATCGGCCTCCGGGTTGATGCTGTGCAGGCGCTCCGCCATGGCCTTTACCTTGAGCTGGCCGATGGTGGCCCAGGTGGCCTCCAGCTGCCGGTTAAGGTTGCTTACGGCTACCCGGTCGTGGTCCACCAGCACCAGGCGGCCCACGCCGGCCCGGGCCAGGGCTTCGACGGCCCAGGACCCGACCCCGCCGATGCCGAAAACGGCGACGCGGGCCCTGGCCAGGCGCGCTAGGCCCGCTTCACCAATAAGAAGGGCGCTGCGACTAAACTCTGCACGCAAAAGGTGCTTCCCCCTACAAAAAAACCCCACCATGCCGTGGGTCGACCGTTTTTGAAGCTGCTCTCTCAAGCACGTGGGTGCCAGCCTGACAGCCTTATACTTCCCCACCGGGGCATGTACGCCGCTATCAGAGACTGTGCTCCCGCTTCAAAGGTGTTGGCTCAAAACATGCCGACTGCCACGCACACAGCAGGGATCTTTTGTTTCTGGGCCTATCTTAGCACATTACGCGTCTCTTTTCAAGGGGAGGGAGGTGGAAACGCCTCGGCTTCCTTAGGACCGCGTGGTCTTGATGTGTAGTTCGGCCAGCTGGCGCGGCTCGACCGAGGCCGGGGCACCCGTGAGGAGGCAGGTGCCGGAGGCGGTTTTCGGGAAGGCGATCACGTCGCGGATACTCTCCTCGCCGGCCAGGAGCATCACCAAGCGGTCAAAGCCGAAGGCGATGCCGCCGTGGGGCGGCGTGCCATACTCGAAGGCCTCAAGGAGAAAGCCGAATTTCGCCTGCGCCTCCTCCGGGGTTATCCCCAGGGCGCGGAACATCTTTTCCTGCACCGCCCGGGTATGGATGCGGACGCTGCCGCCCCCTACCTCCACACCGTTGAGGACCAGGTCGTAGGCCTTGGCGCGCACCTTACCGGGTTCGCTTTCGAGGAAGGGCAGGTCATCTTCCCGGGGAGAGGTGAAGGGATGGTGCATGGCCACATAGCGCCCCTCTTCTTCGCTCCACTCGAAGAGCGGGAAATCGGTCACCCAGGTGAAGGCCAGGGCCTGCGGGTCGATCAGGCCGAGCTTTTGTCCCAGGAAAAGCCGCAGCTGCCCTAAAGCCAACGCAACTGTGTGCGCGTCAGCGGCAACGAGGAGGAGCAGATCGCCCGGCTCCGCGGCAAAGAGGCGCTTAAGCTCCGCCGCCTCGGTCGCGCGCAGTACCTTGGCCAGAGGTGAACGCAGGTGCCCATCGCCTTCCAGGGCGATCCAGGCCAGGCCCTTGGCTCCCAGCTGCGTCACCACCGCCGTCAGCTCGTCAATTTCCCGGCGCGTAAAGCCGGCGCAGCCTTTGGCATTGATTCCCTTGATGCGGCCGCCTTGGGCCAGAACCGTCTGGAAGACCTTAATCTCCGTTCCGGCAAAAGCCGGCGCTGCATCCACCAGGGGCAGCCCAAAGCGCAGGTCCGGCTTGTCGCTGCCGTAGCGCTCCATCGCTTCATGGTAGCTGATGCGCGGGAAGGGCAACGCAAGCTCACGCCCGATGGTCTCTTTAAAGACTGCTGCCATCATCTCTTCCATCAGCTGCTGGATGTCGTGCGGGGTGATAAAGGACATCTCGATATCGATCTGGGTGAACTCCGGCTGACGGTCCGCCCTCAGGTCTTCGTCCCGGAAACAGCGTACAATCTGGAAGTACTTTTCCATGCCCGCCGCCATAAGCAGCTGCTTAAAAAGCTGGGGCGACTGGGGCAAAGCGTAGAATTCACCCGGGTTCAGCCGGCTGGGCACGAGGAAGTCGCGGGCGCCCTCCGGTGTGCTGCGCGTCAGCATCGGGGTTTCAATCTCGAGGAACCCGTGGGCGTCAAGGAAATCGCGCACCACCTTGGCCGCCCGGTGCCGGAGCATCAGGTTGCGCTTCAGCTCCGGCCGCCTGAGGTCCAGGTAGCGGTAGCGCAGGCGAACGGATTCATCCACGTCCACCTTCTCTTCAATGTAAAAGGGTGGTGTCTTGGCCGCGTTCAGCACCCAGACGGCATCCGCCAGCACCTCAACCTCACCGGTAGAAAGTTTTGGATTGGCGGTTCCCTCCGGGCGCCGCCGCACGCTGCCCCGCACCGCCAGGACATACTCGTTGCGCACTTGTTCGGCGCTATGAAAGGCGTCCTTGCTCCGCTCCGGGCTGAAGACCACCTGCACGATGCCGGAACGATCTCTTAAGTCAATGAAGATCAGCCCGCCGTGGTCCCGGCGCCGCTGCACCCAGCCGTCAAGCACCACAACCTCCCCGACAGTGTCCAGGCCGAGTTCCCCGCAGGTGCGGGTACGCTGCCAGGGCTCTTTTTGTGCCATCGTCACGCTCTTTCACTCCCATCCAAGCCTTGCAGTCTATTTACCCAGCCGCCCCTTCAGGACGGCCACCAACTCCCGCACCGGGACCTCTTCTTGGGTGCCGGTTACCATGTTGCGCAATGAGACGTTGCCGCGGGCGGCCTCCTCGCCACCGACGATCACGGTCTCTCTTGCCCCCTGGCGGTTCGCC
Coding sequences:
- a CDS encoding replication-associated recombination protein A — encoded protein: MDLFQAQAAPRAPLAVRMRPRTLAEFAGHQNVLGPGQPLRLALEKDRVPSLILWGPPGCGKTTLARILAQHTRAHFQPLSAVSAGVAEVRRAVEEARERRRAFGQETILFLDEIHRFNRAQQDALLPHVEEGLLTLIGATTENPHFALTAPLLSRCQVIRLEPLTPADIATILERALKDSERGLGGEELTLAPEAQAAIVNLAAGDARVALNILEQAAAVLRQEGPERTVGRELVLRVAQKNLPYDRAGDQHYDTISAYIKSLRGSDPDAALYWLARLLSAGEDPLFIARRLVIAAAEDVGNADPQALPVAVAAAQAVQLVGMPEGRIPLAQATVYVATAPKSNASYLALEAALKDVKELPAEPVPLHLRNPAFRGAEKLGFGTEYKYPHDFPGHFVVQEYRPAQAAGRVYYRPSNNGYERAIRERLEKWWRR
- the aspS gene encoding aspartate--tRNA ligase — protein: MAQKEPWQRTRTCGELGLDTVGEVVVLDGWVQRRRDHGGLIFIDLRDRSGIVQVVFSPERSKDAFHSAEQVRNEYVLAVRGSVRRRPEGTANPKLSTGEVEVLADAVWVLNAAKTPPFYIEEKVDVDESVRLRYRYLDLRRPELKRNLMLRHRAAKVVRDFLDAHGFLEIETPMLTRSTPEGARDFLVPSRLNPGEFYALPQSPQLFKQLLMAAGMEKYFQIVRCFRDEDLRADRQPEFTQIDIEMSFITPHDIQQLMEEMMAAVFKETIGRELALPFPRISYHEAMERYGSDKPDLRFGLPLVDAAPAFAGTEIKVFQTVLAQGGRIKGINAKGCAGFTRREIDELTAVVTQLGAKGLAWIALEGDGHLRSPLAKVLRATEAAELKRLFAAEPGDLLLLVAADAHTVALALGQLRLFLGQKLGLIDPQALAFTWVTDFPLFEWSEEEGRYVAMHHPFTSPREDDLPFLESEPGKVRAKAYDLVLNGVEVGGGSVRIHTRAVQEKMFRALGITPEEAQAKFGFLLEAFEYGTPPHGGIAFGFDRLVMLLAGEESIRDVIAFPKTASGTCLLTGAPASVEPRQLAELHIKTTRS
- a CDS encoding Rrf2 family transcriptional regulator; the protein is MRLSTKGRYGMRAMLALARWYGEGPVPLKSVAEQEGLSEPYLEQLMSELRKAGLVKSVRGAQGGYLLGREPAAITAGDIIRVLEGPIGPVQCVVEFPGGEVCDCAETCVERILWERLRDSIAQVLDGITLADLLLEEKKLAPLGEGRERGCQPS
- the mnmA gene encoding tRNA 2-thiouridine(34) synthase MnmA — protein: MPKKRVVAAMSGGVDSSVTAALLKEQGYEVIGMTMQIWPRSEEDPTHENPGGCCSLSAVEDARAVAHILGIPYYVVNLRETFEREVIDYFCAEYARGRTPNPCIVCNHRLKFAALLEKALALDAEYVATGHYARVRYDAGRGRYLLLRGVDAHKDQSYALYGLSQYQLAHTLFPLGGLTKEETRRLAARLNLPVAAKRDSQEICFVLDNDYRGFLKRRIPGKIHPGPFLDGEGHVLGTHQGLPFYTIGQRRGLGIPGKRRLYVTGLQPEQNAVILGPQEELWRTELVAEAVNWVSIAPPAGPTAAQVKVRYNGPAAPAEVAAHGPDKVVVRFAQPVRAIAPGQAAVFYAGDEVLGGGIIASVGRAPAR
- a CDS encoding 5-formyltetrahydrofolate cyclo-ligase, which gives rise to MTQEAKAELRRRVLARRDALAPSERRRLSRAITERLLAWPLFQNARVVLLYAGVRSEVATEELTRSSLALGKAVLMPRCLPATHELVLVPIAAWEELEPGFCGLLEPPAPAEPPETPPDLVVVPGVAFDLSGYRIGYGGGYYDRLLARLGRVPSVGLAFEVQVLDRVPHGEHDRPVAFVATEARLVPGRDWPAHVEAIR
- the nifU gene encoding Fe-S cluster assembly scaffold protein NifU; the encoded protein is MYNEKVMEHFMHPRNVGEIENPDGTGQVGNPVCGDIMKIFLRIKDGRIEDIKFKTFGCGAAIATSSMVTEMVKGKTLDEALAVSNKAVAEALGGLPPQKLHCSNLAADALHAAIEDYKARQGK
- the nifS gene encoding cysteine desulfurase NifS, with the protein product MRRVYMDHAATTAVHPEVLEEMLPYLKGEFGNPSAIYSWGREAKAAIEKARERLAHLLGAEPAEIVFTSGGTESDNFALRGVAAANRDKGNHIITTKIEHHAILHTAEQLEKEGFRVTYLPVDQDGLVRREDLERALTPDTILVSIMFANNEVGTIEPIAELARIVKEKGVIFHTDAVQAVGNVPINVKELGVDLLSLSGHKIYGPKGIGALYIRRGTRIKPLLLGGAQERRWRSGTENVPGIVGLGKAAELAEKELPERSAHLRELRDLLIDGVLAKIDHVRLNGHRTRRLPGNCNFCFEYVEGESLLLNLDLAGIAASSGSACTSGSLEPSHVLMALGIPPEVAHGSLRLTLGRENTREDVERVLSVLPDIVAKLRSMSPLAPEGEGKNV
- the ltaE gene encoding low-specificity L-threonine aldolase, whose amino-acid sequence is MLKEPVDLRSDTVTKPTPAMRRAMYEAEVGDDVYREDPTVNRLEEEAAARLGKEAGLFVTSGTQGNLISVLTHTAPGQEVILESESHIFYYEVAGSALIGGVQMRPLKGKAGALDPAEVEAAVRPENIHYPPTGLIALENTHNRAGGAVLPPENVQAIAQVAARHQLPLHLDGARIFNAAVALGLSAAELAAPFTSVMFCLSKGLGAPVGSVIVGPRDWIERARKWRKRLGGGMRQAGVLAAAGLVALDQMVERLAEDHANARRLAEGLANLPGLEVVPPQTNMVLVDVAGTGLSASAFTARLAEHGVLAGDTAPTKVRFVTHKDVDRKGIEYTLAVVAKLIKGE
- a CDS encoding ThiF family adenylyltransferase produces the protein MRAEFSRSALLIGEAGLARLARARVAVFGIGGVGSWAVEALARAGVGRLVLVDHDRVAVSNLNRQLEATWATIGQLKVKAMAERLHSINPEADVEALAAFYRAETAAQLVRPDYDYILDAMDTLSAKVDLISRALALGVPLISSMGAGNRLEAGGFRVADISETYGCPLARSVRRALKARGITRGVKVVFSPDPPLKPRPAAEEPAPGRRSIPGSISFVPPVAGLLMAGECVRTLLRAASLPGEKGDTL
- a CDS encoding AI-2E family transporter produces the protein MRIGKVWGTRLLFLLGLLLVGLFLFLVRATLPPFLYAGIITYLLAPSVEQLEKRGLPRVAAILLLYAAAGGVAALIVTEIVPIIVGELNAFADRLPFYTTQLEGLVHWFHRNYTRAELPASLRQVLDETISRGEQALLGYIRAAAGMALALFSHALGLIIAPILAFYMLRDLKVIKRTLAGFLPAGVRSEVFSLLHEIDVVLSGFIRGHLLVSLIVGLLSFVGLALLHIDFALVIGLVAGLFDIIPYFGPVIGALPAVLIALLQSPLRALYVVLLFLIIHQVESAVISPKVVGERVGLHPLVVIFALLVGGDAAGIVGLLLAVPLTASAKALIVYFREKRRGDHPVQVDRE